A window from Methanobrevibacter sp. V74 encodes these proteins:
- a CDS encoding MoxR family ATPase, which produces MKVEDINIKDIDKLLLKENYVSNNEISTTLYLSFLLGKPMLIEGPPGVGKTELAKVIAKSFNRDFFRIQCYEGITFEQIVGEWNYQKQLLHLEAAKNDTSNVEEIFDDDFFIRRSLLNAFLNENDSVLLIDEIDKADEEVESFLLQALGEQEITINDLGTFHLKNDLIVILTSNSQRSLLDETKDRCLFLYIPYPTVEREIEIVKSKLPNVEDETVSYVVNLVHRIRNLNLMKKPSVRGTVDWVKSVSNLGTNNINRSLEDSVGVAIKTESDKKRVIKDIFNKR; this is translated from the coding sequence TTGAAAGTTGAAGATATTAATATTAAAGATATTGATAAATTGCTTTTAAAAGAGAATTATGTTTCAAACAATGAAATTTCAACAACTCTTTATTTATCATTTTTACTTGGAAAACCAATGCTTATTGAAGGCCCGCCAGGTGTTGGTAAAACAGAACTTGCAAAGGTAATTGCAAAATCATTTAACAGGGATTTCTTCAGGATTCAATGTTATGAAGGAATCACTTTCGAGCAAATCGTTGGTGAGTGGAATTATCAAAAACAATTGTTGCACTTGGAAGCTGCTAAAAATGATACAAGTAATGTTGAAGAGATTTTTGATGACGATTTCTTTATAAGAAGATCATTGCTTAATGCATTTTTGAATGAAAACGATTCTGTATTGCTAATCGATGAAATCGATAAGGCAGATGAAGAGGTAGAAAGTTTTTTACTTCAGGCATTAGGTGAGCAGGAAATCACTATCAATGATTTGGGAACATTCCATCTAAAAAATGATTTAATTGTTATTTTAACATCAAACTCACAAAGATCACTTCTTGATGAAACAAAGGATAGATGCTTGTTTTTATACATCCCCTACCCTACTGTTGAGAGGGAAATCGAAATTGTTAAATCAAAATTGCCAAATGTTGAAGATGAAACCGTATCTTATGTTGTTAATCTGGTTCATAGAATACGCAATCTTAATTTAATGAAGAAACCATCTGTAAGAGGTACCGTTGACTGGGTTAAATCAGTTAGCAATTTAGGAACTAATAATATTAACCGATCTCTAGAGGATAGTGTCGGAGTTGCTATTAAAACTGAAAGTGATAAAAAAAGGGTTATAAAAGATATTTTCAATAAACGATAA
- a CDS encoding NAD(P)-binding domain-containing protein, which produces MIIGFIGFGKVSQNLVKLINSEDIEFITSAENRSYKTIENIKKSNVKVLDSFKDVAIRSDILISANSPKGALGVAKDFGKYTDGIYLDLNNISPDTIFEINKHVGTLVDGAIIGKVDFNPMLYVSGNMSDELLFLGEFIKTRKVSDEAGDASKLKLLRSVYTKTLSALLMESAEIARNNNLEEEFFDILALTEGDDFKEKSLSRINNTLNNSKRKSEELEEIINYFTKEDLVMVRAALEKLNQ; this is translated from the coding sequence ATGATAATCGGATTTATAGGATTTGGAAAGGTTTCACAGAATCTAGTTAAACTGATAAACTCCGAGGATATTGAATTCATAACGTCAGCTGAAAACAGATCATATAAAACAATTGAAAATATTAAAAAGTCAAATGTTAAAGTTTTAGATAGCTTTAAGGATGTAGCTATTCGATCCGATATTTTAATTTCAGCAAATTCTCCAAAAGGCGCTCTTGGAGTTGCAAAAGATTTTGGCAAATACACAGATGGAATTTATCTTGATTTAAACAATATCTCTCCAGACACTATCTTTGAAATTAATAAGCATGTTGGCACCTTAGTTGATGGAGCCATTATTGGAAAAGTTGACTTTAACCCAATGCTATATGTTTCAGGCAACATGTCTGATGAATTGCTTTTTTTAGGAGAATTTATTAAAACAAGAAAGGTCAGCGATGAAGCAGGGGATGCAAGTAAATTAAAATTACTTAGAAGCGTTTATACAAAAACCCTGTCAGCGCTACTGATGGAATCTGCAGAAATTGCAAGAAACAATAATTTGGAAGAAGAATTTTTCGATATATTGGCTTTGACTGAAGGGGATGATTTTAAAGAAAAGTCTCTTTCAAGAATAAATAATACTTTAAACAATTCAAAAAGAAAATCAGAAGAACTAGAAGAGATTATTAATTATTTTACAAAAGAGGATTTGGTCATGGTTAGGGCAGCACTAGAAAAACTTAACCAATAA
- a CDS encoding TIGR00269 family protein encodes MQCSKCGNPKVIIKKEQSGQVLCKDCFIESVEKKVIKTVRKEKLLDKGDKLLVALSGGKDSVTTLEILNSFRKMNIIELCAVTVDEGIANYRQEGVDIAIRHAERLGIEHKVVSLKQDYGITLDEIMERENHRGSCTYCGVFRRTIINKAAREMGATKIATGHNLDDEVQAIMMNYLEGNTDNLTKLGAKTESKAKEFTVKIKPLREIPEREIGLYVVAKGLEVHFDSCPYAMQSFRGEVSEVINQLSEKHPTIKYSTLRGYDKIKGILKKEMQKEYSHGRCKRCGEPSANELCKACSFLEELGV; translated from the coding sequence ATGCAATGTAGTAAATGTGGAAATCCTAAAGTCATTATTAAAAAAGAACAATCAGGTCAGGTATTGTGTAAGGATTGTTTCATTGAATCAGTTGAAAAAAAAGTTATAAAAACCGTTCGAAAAGAAAAATTATTAGATAAAGGGGATAAATTGTTGGTGGCACTTTCCGGAGGTAAAGACAGTGTTACAACTTTAGAAATTCTAAATTCCTTTAGAAAAATGAATATCATTGAATTATGTGCCGTCACGGTTGATGAAGGAATAGCGAATTATCGCCAAGAAGGTGTCGATATAGCCATCAGGCATGCTGAACGTTTGGGAATTGAACATAAAGTAGTTTCTCTAAAGCAGGATTATGGAATTACTTTAGATGAAATAATGGAGAGGGAAAATCATAGAGGATCCTGCACTTATTGTGGAGTATTTAGAAGAACAATAATCAATAAAGCTGCACGTGAAATGGGCGCTACAAAAATAGCGACAGGACACAATCTGGATGATGAAGTTCAAGCTATTATGATGAATTACTTAGAAGGAAACACTGATAATTTAACAAAATTAGGTGCGAAAACAGAATCTAAGGCAAAAGAATTCACAGTTAAAATCAAACCCCTAAGAGAAATTCCCGAACGCGAAATAGGTTTATATGTAGTTGCAAAAGGTCTGGAAGTTCACTTTGACAGTTGCCCATATGCAATGCAATCATTTAGGGGAGAGGTTTCAGAGGTAATAAATCAGCTGTCTGAAAAACATCCAACAATAAAATATTCCACCCTCAGAGGTTATGATAAAATTAAGGGGATATTGAAAAAAGAAATGCAAAAGGAATACTCTCACGGAAGATGCAAAAGATGTGGAGAGCCATCTGCAAATGAGCTATGCAAGGCATGTTCATTTTTAGAAGAATTAGGAGTGTAA
- a CDS encoding MoaD/ThiS family protein, which translates to MPFTLKYKDLDEKREIPNESYTIKDLLNELELSAQTIVSKQNGELVIEDTVIGENDEIQLIQIIYGG; encoded by the coding sequence ATGCCATTCACATTAAAATATAAAGATTTAGATGAAAAAAGGGAAATCCCCAATGAAAGTTACACTATTAAAGATTTACTTAATGAATTGGAATTGTCCGCTCAGACAATAGTGTCAAAACAAAATGGAGAGCTTGTTATAGAAGACACAGTAATTGGAGAAAACGATGAAATTCAATTAATTCAAATAATATATGGAGGTTAA
- a CDS encoding DUF308 domain-containing protein produces the protein MKTKFISLLAIILGLLIIIFPVMGVIGVSALIGLSILLISIYLLVVGIAIIDYNKSGAILDLILGIILLLLSICLIFNPAMLGFLAEITLYLAGIMLIVVGLVSLINNRQSRYGFYIGIVGIVLGLLYIIIGSYLTNPVVLGALIGIWLLISGILKLLDN, from the coding sequence ATGAAAACTAAATTTATTAGTTTACTAGCTATAATTCTTGGATTATTAATTATCATATTCCCTGTGATGGGAGTTATTGGAGTTAGTGCATTAATTGGTTTATCAATACTACTAATATCCATTTACTTACTCGTTGTTGGAATAGCCATAATTGATTATAATAAAAGTGGAGCAATACTTGATTTGATTTTAGGCATTATATTGCTTTTACTAAGTATTTGTTTAATATTCAATCCAGCGATGCTTGGATTTTTAGCAGAAATTACATTATATCTTGCAGGCATAATGTTAATTGTTGTAGGGCTCGTTTCCTTAATTAATAACCGTCAATCTAGATATGGTTTTTATATTGGAATAGTTGGAATTGTTCTTGGTTTATTATACATTATTATTGGAAGTTATCTAACCAACCCTGTTGTTCTCGGTGCATTAATAGGAATATGGTTGTTAATTAGCGGTATTTTAAAATTATTGGATAATTAA
- a CDS encoding archaeosine biosynthesis radical SAM protein RaSEA produces MEIENLAKEIRQMAFERKEPKPPEQVGASWYNDDLTYNGVAKTLFIILPTPGCAWALGDSGGCTMCSYVSDCTLEPIDTETILKIFHEHLSRHPIAEEDRISVKLFASGSFLNPYELPKNARDEILKTLMELGNVAEIIVESRPEYVKEEYLDEIFEIIGDTLFEVSIGLETSNDYTRLNKINKGFTRDDFENAVKLIQKLSETKGYNIKSKAYIFVKPILVSESQSISEAIETAHYCESIGVNRLSFCPATIHSGTVIERFWRKGAYQPPWIWSCIEIINTVRDEIDIPALLDTSGFGSRRGPYNCKKCNKDLKHMIIANNLTQTKIEYDCDCKSEWLAEVENSDMNSSTVEIKHIPLY; encoded by the coding sequence ATGGAAATTGAAAACTTAGCAAAAGAAATAAGACAAATGGCTTTTGAGCGAAAAGAACCGAAACCCCCGGAACAAGTTGGGGCAAGTTGGTATAATGATGATTTGACATATAATGGTGTTGCAAAAACATTATTTATAATTCTTCCAACACCGGGTTGCGCTTGGGCTCTTGGAGATAGTGGGGGATGCACAATGTGTAGTTATGTATCTGATTGTACACTTGAACCAATTGATACGGAAACTATTTTAAAAATATTCCACGAACACCTATCAAGACACCCAATAGCTGAAGAAGATAGGATTTCAGTGAAATTATTTGCTTCTGGAAGTTTCCTAAATCCTTATGAACTTCCAAAAAATGCTCGTGATGAAATCCTCAAAACATTAATGGAATTAGGCAACGTAGCTGAAATTATTGTTGAGTCAAGACCAGAATATGTTAAAGAAGAATACTTAGATGAAATATTTGAAATAATTGGAGATACATTATTTGAAGTAAGTATTGGTCTTGAAACCTCCAATGATTATACTAGGTTGAATAAAATCAATAAAGGTTTTACTCGTGATGATTTTGAAAATGCAGTTAAATTAATTCAAAAATTATCCGAAACTAAAGGATACAACATCAAATCAAAGGCATATATATTTGTAAAACCTATTTTAGTATCCGAATCACAATCAATATCTGAAGCTATTGAAACTGCACATTACTGTGAATCCATTGGAGTTAACCGGCTTTCATTTTGTCCTGCAACAATTCATAGTGGAACTGTTATTGAAAGATTCTGGAGAAAAGGAGCCTACCAGCCCCCATGGATTTGGTCTTGCATTGAAATAATTAACACTGTACGAGATGAAATAGACATACCTGCTCTTTTAGATACATCTGGTTTTGGTTCAAGGCGTGGCCCGTATAACTGTAAAAAATGTAATAAAGATTTAAAACATATGATAATAGCTAACAATTTAACACAGACAAAAATTGAATATGATTGTGATTGTAAAAGTGAATGGTTAGCTGAAGTTGAAAATTCGGATATGAACTCATCAACTGTAGAGATAAAACATATCCCATTATATTAA
- a CDS encoding ARMT1-like domain-containing protein has product MKISYECGPCFLRQAREAMDLSTDDDALKMEIMEDVFKFLSDNFKLNTNSNGTGSAMHNLIKQKTGCMDPYYREKIKGNEIALRFLPEVREILKKDNSLENHVKIAIIGNILDFGAFTLDDDVESVIKQSLKKDLAIKDIEGLETSLKTNDRLLYLVDNTGEIVFDKLLLSKIKEYDMDITIAVKSEPILNDACRKDALEVGLDEYGEIVDMGCGTVGYVDSEISDEFREIFNGHKFIISKGMGNYEGLSEIDLSSKDIYFLLCAKCNTISKELGVNLHDMLLFRK; this is encoded by the coding sequence TTGAAAATTAGTTATGAATGCGGGCCATGTTTTTTAAGACAGGCCAGAGAAGCTATGGATTTATCCACTGATGATGATGCACTTAAAATGGAAATAATGGAAGATGTTTTTAAATTTTTAAGCGATAATTTCAAATTAAACACCAACTCAAACGGTACAGGTTCCGCTATGCACAATTTGATTAAGCAAAAAACAGGATGCATGGATCCATATTATCGAGAAAAAATCAAAGGCAACGAAATAGCCTTAAGATTCTTGCCTGAAGTTAGAGAAATTCTAAAAAAAGATAATAGCTTAGAAAATCATGTTAAGATAGCTATCATTGGCAACATATTGGATTTTGGAGCATTTACATTAGATGATGATGTGGAAAGTGTAATCAAACAGTCACTTAAAAAGGATTTGGCTATAAAAGATATTGAAGGGCTTGAAACCTCACTTAAAACTAATGATAGATTATTGTACTTAGTAGATAATACTGGCGAGATTGTATTCGACAAACTGCTTTTATCAAAAATCAAAGAATATGATATGGATATTACAATAGCTGTTAAATCAGAACCTATTTTAAATGATGCATGTAGAAAAGATGCTCTTGAAGTCGGATTGGACGAATATGGTGAAATTGTTGATATGGGATGCGGAACAGTAGGTTATGTGGACAGTGAAATTTCAGATGAATTTAGAGAGATATTTAACGGTCATAAGTTCATAATCTCAAAAGGAATGGGAAATTATGAAGGATTATCGGAAATTGATTTGTCCTCTAAAGATATTTATTTCTTGTTATGTGCAAAATGCAATACTATTTCAAAAGAGTTAGGTGTTAACTTACATGACATGCTTTTATTTAGAAAATAA
- a CDS encoding dihydropteroate synthase-like protein, which produces MITGELAYPLIKEVVAGSKKDIIVHIADNTQVAAFLTPRQIIKEVKNCFSNQLDEIDMILVPGLIKKGTKEITKELGIPTFKGSTDGADLAMVLNLIGNIDLSEDKPADKLIEEEKRKEAFKFIDEFENDEENIKELLKKPNNILIGNLPVGEDFPMRVLSEIANAPFLSKEALINKCQYFVDSGADMIDIGMAAGEDFSDKIPELIQTLRSIVGDRPLSIDTLNPDEIKVAAENGIDFVLSLDLGNNSEIQKVLKEKDIPAVLLPTNFSQGKSPKSPAERVEAMHQLIKDTEGLRYVADLILDPVNSASIVESIIACHEFHKVNPAPMFFGVGNVTELMDADSGGVNVLLAGIGMELGVSILFTPEESGKTRGSVYELATASKMMFLAKHRKSIPKDLGINLVAFKDKHKRNDIILNELDGIEETHQEKPMKFVRDKLGSFKISVDYGTTVESSKITATHFKKNKADLVIAGHSAREIYEEIITKNLLSRMEHAAYLGSELKKAEIAMITGKEYVQDFELFKNPDEFKK; this is translated from the coding sequence ATAATTACTGGGGAATTGGCATATCCTTTAATAAAGGAAGTTGTTGCAGGTTCAAAAAAGGACATAATTGTACATATTGCGGATAATACTCAAGTAGCTGCATTTTTAACTCCAAGGCAAATTATTAAAGAAGTAAAAAATTGTTTTAGTAATCAATTAGATGAAATTGACATGATTTTAGTTCCGGGTTTAATAAAAAAAGGAACAAAAGAAATCACAAAGGAACTTGGAATTCCAACTTTTAAAGGATCTACTGATGGGGCAGATCTTGCAATGGTTTTAAATTTAATTGGAAATATTGATTTGTCTGAAGATAAACCTGCAGATAAGTTAATTGAAGAGGAAAAACGTAAAGAAGCATTCAAATTCATCGATGAGTTTGAAAATGATGAAGAGAATATTAAGGAACTTCTTAAAAAACCGAATAATATTTTAATTGGTAATCTTCCAGTAGGTGAAGATTTCCCAATGAGAGTTTTATCCGAAATTGCTAATGCACCATTTTTATCAAAAGAAGCATTAATCAATAAATGCCAATATTTCGTTGATTCTGGTGCAGACATGATTGATATTGGAATGGCTGCTGGGGAAGATTTTTCAGATAAAATTCCAGAGTTAATTCAAACTTTAAGGTCGATTGTAGGAGATAGGCCATTAAGTATCGACACATTAAATCCAGATGAAATAAAAGTGGCTGCAGAAAATGGAATTGATTTTGTTTTAAGTCTTGATTTGGGAAATAACTCAGAAATTCAAAAGGTTCTAAAGGAAAAAGATATTCCTGCAGTATTGCTTCCCACCAACTTCTCACAAGGCAAATCACCGAAATCTCCAGCAGAACGCGTTGAAGCAATGCACCAGTTAATAAAAGACACTGAGGGGTTGCGTTATGTTGCTGATTTAATTCTGGATCCGGTTAACAGTGCAAGTATTGTAGAGTCAATAATCGCATGTCATGAATTCCACAAAGTCAACCCCGCACCGATGTTTTTCGGCGTTGGAAATGTAACTGAATTGATGGATGCGGATTCGGGGGGTGTCAATGTATTACTTGCAGGAATAGGTATGGAATTGGGAGTAAGTATTCTATTTACTCCTGAAGAAAGTGGAAAAACTAGGGGCAGTGTATATGAACTAGCTACCGCTTCTAAAATGATGTTTCTTGCAAAACACCGAAAATCTATTCCAAAAGACTTAGGAATAAATCTGGTTGCTTTTAAAGATAAACATAAAAGAAATGACATTATATTAAATGAGCTGGACGGTATTGAAGAAACCCACCAAGAAAAACCAATGAAATTTGTAAGGGATAAATTAGGCAGTTTCAAAATTAGTGTTGATTATGGAACTACAGTTGAATCAAGTAAGATTACTGCAACTCATTTTAAGAAAAACAAAGCAGATTTGGTGATTGCTGGCCATTCGGCAAGAGAGATTTATGAAGAAATTATAACAAAAAATCTTTTAAGCAGGATGGAACATGCTGCCTATTTAGGTTCAGAACTTAAAAAGGCAGAAATAGCAATGATCACTGGAAAAGAATATGTTCAGGATTTTGAATTATTCAAAAATCCTGACGAATTTAAAAAATAG
- a CDS encoding VWA domain-containing protein translates to MISKIANLSADLRKEGLPVSIRSTQSAMEVYQDLGDLDRNLLKTALLSIYVKDRYDIPKFLKIFDEVFSAPDPEKEIADDLNKSKAYKGAGPKSNKYIIQKQNTIGKKIQKEKINNEKLKMLSGQPLLEEAKKLERDGELMNKDLTKLNRFDPRMLEICQRLGKRIANKRSRRKIESNSHKIDMRRTMRANLKYGGVPIELIKSKPRPHKNEHLFLNDISGSCEWISSWFFMLMFSAQTAFKRSRTFEFDNKVIETTKALKEEYLIDSFIKVKDMRVKNMMVHGTSDMYSAFTKFQKMANINNKSYVIILSDCRDWAGPKVNGIPASVEIVGEMVRDAKKVIILNPEERNKWDIVDSCVSLYEDAGAQVFEVNTLNQLAQFVEQM, encoded by the coding sequence ATGATTAGTAAAATTGCAAATCTCTCAGCTGATTTGAGAAAAGAGGGATTGCCTGTAAGTATCAGGAGCACTCAATCGGCTATGGAGGTTTATCAGGATTTAGGTGATTTGGATAGGAATCTTTTAAAAACTGCTCTGCTGTCCATTTATGTTAAAGATAGATATGATATTCCTAAATTTTTAAAGATTTTTGATGAGGTATTTTCAGCTCCCGACCCTGAAAAAGAAATAGCTGATGATCTCAATAAAAGCAAAGCATACAAAGGAGCCGGGCCTAAATCCAACAAGTACATTATTCAAAAACAAAATACAATTGGCAAAAAAATCCAAAAGGAAAAAATTAACAATGAAAAATTAAAAATGCTTTCTGGCCAACCATTACTTGAAGAAGCTAAAAAGCTTGAACGTGATGGGGAATTGATGAATAAGGATTTGACTAAATTAAATAGATTCGACCCTAGAATGCTGGAAATTTGTCAAAGATTAGGTAAAAGAATTGCCAATAAACGTTCCAGAAGAAAAATCGAATCGAATTCTCATAAAATTGATATGAGAAGAACTATGAGGGCTAATTTAAAATACGGCGGAGTTCCAATTGAACTTATCAAATCTAAACCAAGACCTCATAAAAACGAACACCTCTTCTTAAATGATATCAGTGGATCTTGCGAGTGGATTAGTAGTTGGTTTTTCATGTTGATGTTTTCAGCACAAACTGCATTTAAAAGATCTCGAACTTTTGAATTTGACAATAAAGTAATTGAAACAACAAAAGCTCTAAAAGAGGAGTATCTTATAGATTCTTTTATAAAAGTAAAGGACATGCGTGTTAAAAACATGATGGTGCATGGAACATCTGATATGTATTCCGCTTTTACAAAATTTCAGAAGATGGCAAATATTAACAATAAATCTTATGTAATCATATTGTCAGATTGCAGGGACTGGGCCGGACCGAAAGTTAATGGAATTCCAGCAAGTGTTGAGATAGTTGGTGAAATGGTTAGGGATGCCAAGAAAGTAATTATTTTAAATCCTGAGGAGAGAAATAAATGGGATATTGTTGATAGTTGTGTTTCACTCTATGAGGATGCTGGAGCACAGGTATTTGAAGTAAATACTTTAAATCAACTCGCACAATTTGTAGAGCAAATGTAG
- the mer gene encoding 5,10-methylenetetrahydromethanopterin reductase yields the protein MKFGIEFVPNQPLDEIVKLVKLAEDVGFEYAWITDHYNNKNVYETLALLAANTETIKMGPGVTNPYVRSPAISASAIATIDEISNGRATFGIGPGDKATFDALGIEWTKPVSTIKTAIADINTLLAGEKTEAGASLGGVKAVQEHIPVYMGAQGPKMLETAGEIADGVLINASNPKDYESAMPMIKKGIEAAGDKEFDVGAYTATSIGADSEAAKNAAKIVVAFIAAGSPPMVIERHGLPEGFNEKMGGFLAKGDFGGAIGAVTDEALDAFSVCGTPDEFIPKIEGLAEMGVTQYVAGSPVGKNVEESIKLLGEVIASF from the coding sequence ATGAAGTTCGGTATAGAATTCGTACCAAATCAACCTTTAGATGAAATTGTAAAATTAGTAAAACTAGCAGAAGATGTCGGTTTTGAATACGCTTGGATTACAGACCACTACAACAATAAAAATGTATACGAAACTTTAGCATTGCTTGCAGCAAATACTGAAACTATTAAAATGGGACCTGGAGTAACCAACCCATATGTAAGAAGCCCTGCAATTTCTGCTTCCGCAATCGCAACTATTGATGAAATATCCAATGGAAGAGCAACCTTTGGTATTGGTCCTGGAGACAAAGCAACCTTCGATGCTTTAGGAATTGAATGGACTAAACCTGTATCCACTATTAAAACAGCTATTGCTGACATTAATACTTTATTAGCTGGAGAAAAAACCGAAGCTGGAGCATCCTTAGGTGGAGTAAAAGCTGTCCAAGAACACATCCCAGTTTATATGGGAGCACAAGGACCTAAAATGTTAGAAACTGCTGGAGAAATCGCTGATGGTGTATTGATTAATGCATCCAACCCTAAAGATTACGAATCAGCAATGCCTATGATCAAAAAAGGTATCGAAGCAGCAGGAGACAAAGAATTCGATGTAGGTGCATACACTGCAACCTCCATTGGTGCTGACTCCGAAGCAGCTAAAAATGCTGCTAAAATTGTTGTTGCATTCATTGCAGCTGGATCCCCTCCTATGGTTATCGAAAGACATGGATTGCCTGAAGGATTCAACGAAAAAATGGGTGGTTTCTTAGCTAAAGGTGACTTCGGTGGAGCTATTGGTGCTGTAACCGATGAAGCACTCGACGCATTTTCCGTATGCGGAACCCCTGATGAGTTCATCCCTAAAATTGAAGGCTTAGCTGAAATGGGTGTAACTCAATATGTAGCAGGTTCTCCTGTTGGTAAAAACGTGGAAGAATCCATTAAATTATTAGGAGAAGTTATTGCAAGTTTCTAA
- a CDS encoding cytidyltransferase — MLLLIAISADFDPVHKGHEKLIKEARKIANRENKKLVVYLNKGFSANHGPFFVDFNARREMALALGADEVKSFEGLHHRLVLSYSVPIRLKQMIDDGVSDYITSASISLDEIKSKAQKFIDEGNFIGMPKSYTNRNEIRWYAINEFLGSKLNYHVVKEFNKDKFSGRLIRQSIIDNDMVITDEVKKLLPKTTVEILQREIDECRTPGKRDWQTIYKRMNTYSRANLERIAYLNGNTINEIIKRRVYRDPESIWAVFRRSNYGPVMTRLAISSIEMDVHKKEVMELMKSYEESGVIPDNQKVQRAIDRAWYVACEGEKGISAREANNKFRRENITVDAPPLNIEAGLNLTKFETKITEEGLNTDLYVNKNGRIAVQFKSEGKKIKTNLRLPARDVTYLRYIMDSHFIPVSGSIKETEKGFKVKVVIG; from the coding sequence GTGTTATTATTGATAGCAATCAGTGCAGATTTTGACCCTGTTCATAAAGGTCATGAAAAATTAATTAAAGAAGCTCGTAAAATAGCTAACAGAGAAAATAAAAAACTAGTTGTTTATTTGAATAAAGGTTTTAGTGCGAATCATGGACCTTTTTTTGTTGATTTCAATGCCCGTCGTGAAATGGCATTAGCTTTAGGTGCAGATGAAGTTAAATCATTTGAAGGACTTCATCACAGATTAGTCCTGTCTTATAGTGTCCCCATTAGACTTAAGCAAATGATTGATGACGGAGTAAGTGATTATATAACCTCAGCCAGCATCAGTCTTGATGAGATAAAATCGAAAGCTCAAAAGTTTATTGATGAAGGCAATTTCATTGGAATGCCAAAAAGTTATACTAATCGGAATGAAATTCGTTGGTATGCGATTAATGAATTTTTAGGATCTAAGCTTAATTATCATGTTGTAAAAGAATTCAATAAAGATAAATTTTCAGGCAGGTTGATTAGGCAGTCCATTATTGATAATGATATGGTAATTACTGATGAAGTTAAAAAATTACTTCCAAAAACTACTGTTGAGATTTTACAGCGCGAAATTGATGAATGCAGAACCCCCGGTAAGCGTGATTGGCAGACAATTTATAAAAGAATGAATACCTATTCAAGGGCAAACCTTGAAAGGATAGCCTACCTTAATGGAAACACCATAAATGAAATTATTAAAAGAAGAGTTTATAGAGACCCTGAATCAATATGGGCAGTATTTAGGAGATCCAATTATGGACCGGTAATGACTAGGCTTGCAATTAGTTCTATTGAAATGGATGTCCATAAGAAAGAGGTTATGGAATTGATGAAAAGCTACGAAGAGAGCGGCGTGATTCCGGATAATCAAAAAGTTCAAAGAGCCATCGATAGAGCTTGGTATGTAGCCTGTGAAGGTGAAAAGGGAATTAGTGCACGTGAAGCCAACAATAAGTTTAGAAGGGAAAATATCACTGTTGATGCACCCCCTTTAAATATCGAAGCAGGTCTGAACCTAACCAAATTTGAAACAAAAATCACTGAAGAAGGACTGAATACTGATTTATATGTTAATAAAAATGGCAGGATTGCTGTTCAGTTTAAAAGTGAAGGTAAAAAGATTAAAACTAATTTAAGATTGCCTGCACGGGATGTGACTTATCTTAGATATATTATGGATTCCCATTTTATTCCAGTCAGTGGAAGTATAAAGGAAACTGAAAAAGGATTTAAGGTTAAAGTAGTTATTGGTTAA